The DNA region TGGTGGCGGGACCAAGAAAATGTGCGGGCCTGCCGCTTACGGCACACAGAAGAGACGGCAAACTCTTATGTATGCAATTTCACTTTCTGTGTCGAAGAGCCATATTTTTCTGGCAGGGACAGTGGCTACTCTTGGGTCTTAGCCGAGGAGTCGAACCCGATTTTGTCGAAGATTTTTTGCTTGATCTGGGCGTCAAAAGCCTTCCACTTAACCTGTCTGTATTCCTCGCCTTTTCCCTGGGCCAAGAAGTCGACCGGAATCTGAAATCCTCCGGCCGAATGCTTTCCTCCGCCGTATGGAGATCCGGATGCATCATGTCCCAGGGCCCCTTTCAGGAAGTTGTCCGGATCCAGGGTCAGCTTGGAGGTCCGCAGGGATCCGATTATGGACTCCTGCTGGTCCGCGCCTTGAACCAGGCCGTAGACAATAGCAGTATGCACATTTTCTTCGGTAACCAGAAAGTCGGCCGCCTGGGGAATGGCGTCCCGGTCGTCGCTGCGCAGGTAGCCGATTCCGGCAATGGAAACGCTTTCGGCGATGACCCGTTCTTCCAGTGCTTTTTGGATGATCTCCATTGTTTTTTTCGATCTGGCCTGGTTCATGATCTGCTCCAGAATGTCGGCGTCTCGATAGCGGCTCAAGAAGGCGGCTGCATAAAAATCCTCCGGTCCGGCCCGCATAAAGTTGTTGGTGTCCGTGATGACCCCGTGCATCAGAGCAGTGGCCATTTTCATATGTTCCTCAGCTCCGGAATCCAGTTCCAGGATGCCCTGTTCCAGGTATTGGGCGTACATGGTGGCGGTGGCCCCGATGCTTCGTATATCGCAGAACTCTGCGTTGGGGGTGGATTGGGGTTCATGGTGGTCTAAGACTATCAGGATCGGGACCCCGGCCTTTTCCAAGGCCTTGGTCAGCTGTCTGGCTGTTGTGCCCTGATGATCGACGAACACAGCGCCGGAGTAGACGCTCATGTCCATGGACCGGTCGAAGTGAAGGAGAGAGATGCCCAGAAGATTGACCAGGGCCAGGTTCTGCTGGTGGCTGATGCTGCCGCTGTACACAATATCAGCTTCTATATCGTAGGCCGTGCTGATCAGCTGATGCGCATAGGCGGCGGAAATTGCATCCGGATCAGGAAAGTCCTGGATAACAATCACATGGCGCTCGCCTTTGTGGTTGTCCAGGATCTGGCTCAGCTTCTGGATGAGCTTCTTGGCGGACGTTGATCTTGCGCTGTCGGATTTGGACGGCTGGGTCATGCAGGATCCTTGCTTTCAGGAGAGGCTGTGTGGAAAAGAGGTGTTCATTTTCAAAGACATATTCTACTCTGGAGGAAGATTCAAGGTCAAGAAGAGCTGGCCCCGATTTCCGAGGAGGTGAGATATGGCTGAGATTCTGGACAAAGCTTCGGAAAAGACCGGATTGCCGCCAGGCAGCTTGATCCACATCGGTGAGCATGCCATTTCAGCAAGCAGTATTTCGGCATTTGTTTACGATTTTGAGCAGTGCACGCATCATCAGGATATTACGGTTGAGGAAAGCGCAGACCTGATCCTGCCGGGACAGGTATCCTGGATCAATATAATCGGGGTGCACGATACGGAGCTTATTGCCGAGGTGGGCGCCTTGTTCGGCTTGCACCACCTCTTGCTTGAAGATCTTATGCATACTGGGCAAAGGCCCAAAATCGAGGAGTATGAACAGACACTGTTCGTTGTGCTCAAAATGCTGACCTACAATGAGAGCAGGAATGCGGTTCAAGAGGAGCAGATCAGCCTGATCCTCGGAAATGACTGGGTCCTGTCCTTTCAGGAGCGGGAAGGCGATGTCTTCGATCCGGTTCGGCACCGGATAGCCAACACTAAGGGGAAAATCAGGAAGATGGGCAATGACTATCTGGCCTATGCCCTGGTGGATACGGTGGTCGATCATTACTTCGGGGTTCTGGAGCATATCGGGGATAAGATCGAAGATCTTCAGGACTCGATCTTGGAGCGGCCGAATCCGGAAGTTCTGCAGACCCTTCACGAGGCAAAGCAGGAGCTCATTTTTGTCCGGCATTCCATTTGGCCCCTGCGGGACTCTTTGCGCGAAGTTGTCCGGGGCGAGTTCGCACAGGTTTCGGAACAGGTGGAAGTCTATTTTCGGGATGTCCTCGATCATATCCACCAGGTCCTGGATGCACTCGAGAGCTACAGGGATGTACTCTCCGGAACCCTGGATATATACATTTCCCTGCTTAGCCGGCAGATGAACCAGGTAATGAAGGTGTTGACCGTTATTGCCACCTTGTTCATTCCCTTGACTTTTGTCGTCGGCATTTATGGGATGAACTTCGAGTATATGCCTGAGCTTTCCTGGCGGTACGGATATCCGGCAGTCTGGGGAGGGATGATCGGACTTGCAGGGGGAATGCTCTATCAGTTCAAAAAGCGGGGTTGGTTCTGACAAGGATTGGGATATGACAACAGGTTTTGATTTGGGCAGTGTCCCACTTTTTCAGGGGTTGCCACAGAAGCAGCTTCACGAGCTGGAAGAGGTGAGCCAGGAGGTGGGGTTTGACAAAAATCAGGTCATTTTCAGCCAGGAAGATCCAGGCAATGGATTTTACGTGCTTATCAGCGGAAGGGTGAAGGTCTACAAGCTGTCCCTGGACGGACGGGAGCAGATACTGCATGTTTTCGGCCCCGGAGAGCCCATAGGGGAAGTGCCGGTTTTTGCCGGAGATACCTTCCCGGCTCATGCTCTGGCCCTGGAGCCGACCAGGCTTCTGTTTTTTCCCCGGGAGCGTCTGCGGACCTTGTTTGAACAGGATCCCTCCCTGGCCCTGAACATGCTGGCTGTCCTGGCCCGACGTTTGCGCGAGTTCACCCGTCTGGTCGAGGACCTGTCCCTCAAAGAGCTGCCCAGTCGCCTGGCTTCCTACCTGGCCCAGCTTCAGGACGCCCAGGGGGGGAGAGAGCAGGTCACCCTGGAGGTGAGCAAGGGCACGCTGGCCAAGGTCCTGGGTACCTCCCAGGAGACCCTGTCCCGGGTTTTGAAGAGAATGGGGGAGGCAGGGATCATCGAGGTGGACAAACGGCGGATAACAATTCTTCAGGACGGAGCCTTGGAGGATCTGGCGGAAGGATATATGTCTCTGGGTTGATGCGTGTCAGCCCCGCAGGAGGTCTTGCCGATAATCCTTAAAAGCCGGAAGGGGCCCGGCGGCCCCTTCCACATCCAGAGCTTACTGTTCTTTGTCTTTTGGCTGCCAACTGCAGCTTTCCTGGCGTGGGCCTCAGCCCTTGATCCCAAACTTGGGAAATACGAACTTCACGAGTCCGATCCACACGGCAATGGCGATGCCGATACCGAGCAAGGTGTTCATAGAAATCCTCCAGGTTAGAGGTCGATGTTCAGTTCCTGGCCGGTCAACAGTCTGTAGGCCTGCAGGTATTTGTCCCTGGTCTGGGCAATGACCTCCCGGGGCAGGGCCGGAGCCGGGGATGTCTTGTCCCAGTTTTCGGTCAGCCAGTCCCGAAGATACTGTTTGTCAAAGCTGGGCTGGCTGATGCCAGGCTGATACTGGTCTTGGGGCCAAAACCGGGACGAGTCAGGAGTCAGGACCTCGTCGATGAGCACCAGTGAACCGTCAATCAGCCCGAACTCGAACTTGGTATCGGCAATGATCAGTCCCCGCTCTTCAGCGTGTTGAACACCGTGTTCGTAAATCCGTATAGAAAGGTCCTGCACTCTGTCCACAAGCTCGGGATCCATTCTGGCCCTGGCCTGTTCCAGACTGATGTTTTCGTCGTGTTCACCGATATCAGCCTTGGTGGACGGGGTAAACAGGGAGCGGGGCAAGCGGGATGATTCCTGCAGACCTGCGGGAAGGTCGATGCCGCACACCTGCCCGGTCCTTTGATAGTCCTTCCAGCCGGAACCGCTCAAGAACCCGCGGACAATACACTCTATGGGCAGAGGATCGGCCCTTTTGGCCAGGACGGAACGGCCCTCCAGCTGCTCCCGGTATCGCTGCAGGTCCTTGGGGTAGTCGGAAACTGCTGCGGCTTTAATGTGGTTGGGAACCAGGGAGGCAAACTTCTGCATCCAGAAGCAGGTCAGCTGGTTCAGGACCACACCCTTGTAGGGGATGGGGTCGGGCATAATGACGTCAAAGGCCGACATGCGGTCCGTGGTGACGATGAGCAGGGTCTCCTGATCAACGGCATAGATGTCCCGGACCTTCCCTTTGGAAACCAGAGGATACTCCTGGATGGATGTTTCAGCGACTACTGGCATTTCGAAGCTGCTCCTTTACTGATTGTGGCGTATTTCTGCACTGCGGGCGTGGGCTTCCAGGCCCTCCAGCCGGGCCAAGCGGGCAACCTTATCCGCATTGCGCCGGGAATACTCCCCGGTGGCGGCAATAAGGCTGCTTTTTTTCATGAAGTT from Desulfovermiculus halophilus DSM 18834 includes:
- a CDS encoding DHH family phosphoesterase codes for the protein MTQPSKSDSARSTSAKKLIQKLSQILDNHKGERHVIVIQDFPDPDAISAAYAHQLISTAYDIEADIVYSGSISHQQNLALVNLLGISLLHFDRSMDMSVYSGAVFVDHQGTTARQLTKALEKAGVPILIVLDHHEPQSTPNAEFCDIRSIGATATMYAQYLEQGILELDSGAEEHMKMATALMHGVITDTNNFMRAGPEDFYAAAFLSRYRDADILEQIMNQARSKKTMEIIQKALEERVIAESVSIAGIGYLRSDDRDAIPQAADFLVTEENVHTAIVYGLVQGADQQESIIGSLRTSKLTLDPDNFLKGALGHDASGSPYGGGKHSAGGFQIPVDFLAQGKGEEYRQVKWKAFDAQIKQKIFDKIGFDSSAKTQE
- the corA gene encoding magnesium/cobalt transporter CorA, encoding MAEILDKASEKTGLPPGSLIHIGEHAISASSISAFVYDFEQCTHHQDITVEESADLILPGQVSWINIIGVHDTELIAEVGALFGLHHLLLEDLMHTGQRPKIEEYEQTLFVVLKMLTYNESRNAVQEEQISLILGNDWVLSFQEREGDVFDPVRHRIANTKGKIRKMGNDYLAYALVDTVVDHYFGVLEHIGDKIEDLQDSILERPNPEVLQTLHEAKQELIFVRHSIWPLRDSLREVVRGEFAQVSEQVEVYFRDVLDHIHQVLDALESYRDVLSGTLDIYISLLSRQMNQVMKVLTVIATLFIPLTFVVGIYGMNFEYMPELSWRYGYPAVWGGMIGLAGGMLYQFKKRGWF
- a CDS encoding Crp/Fnr family transcriptional regulator; this translates as MTTGFDLGSVPLFQGLPQKQLHELEEVSQEVGFDKNQVIFSQEDPGNGFYVLISGRVKVYKLSLDGREQILHVFGPGEPIGEVPVFAGDTFPAHALALEPTRLLFFPRERLRTLFEQDPSLALNMLAVLARRLREFTRLVEDLSLKELPSRLASYLAQLQDAQGGREQVTLEVSKGTLAKVLGTSQETLSRVLKRMGEAGIIEVDKRRITILQDGALEDLAEGYMSLG
- a CDS encoding phosphoribosylaminoimidazolesuccinocarboxamide synthase, whose product is MPVVAETSIQEYPLVSKGKVRDIYAVDQETLLIVTTDRMSAFDVIMPDPIPYKGVVLNQLTCFWMQKFASLVPNHIKAAAVSDYPKDLQRYREQLEGRSVLAKRADPLPIECIVRGFLSGSGWKDYQRTGQVCGIDLPAGLQESSRLPRSLFTPSTKADIGEHDENISLEQARARMDPELVDRVQDLSIRIYEHGVQHAEERGLIIADTKFEFGLIDGSLVLIDEVLTPDSSRFWPQDQYQPGISQPSFDKQYLRDWLTENWDKTSPAPALPREVIAQTRDKYLQAYRLLTGQELNIDL